The nucleotide sequence TTTTCTGCAAGTTCCAAAATTGGGGTTATTGGATTTTTCGTCTTGTAAAAGACGTGTGGCAAAAAAATAAACTGTTTTATTTTTCTCTAAATAGCCTACCCACCAACCGATATTAATTCCATTTTTACTTGTCCAGCCTGTTTTAGCATGAATAACATAGCCATCTTTTTGCTCTACAACCATTACTCTTCTTACAATTTCCATATGCTCCCTTGAAAAAGGTAATTTGTTTTCATACAATTTTCTCACAAATTGAACCTGGTTAACCGGCGAAATACCTAATGCTCCGAAGTTCCAAAAATCATCTCCCCGATGAGAGAGGTTGAGATTCCCATAATTACAACTGGTCAAATACTTTTTATAATTATCCTTGCCAATTCTTTTCGCTAATTCAATGAACACCCAAACTGCAGAAACATCAAAAGCTTCTTTAACAGCCATATCATGATAAATTTCCGGTCTATACCCATATTCGGCCGTATCTGTTCGTTCTGCCCATTGCACTATCTCATTCTCATCAGCAATAACATCTGTTTCCAACGCAACAAGAAGATTTAGTATTTTGAAGGTTGATGCGGGAAGCGTTTCCATTTTCGGTCCAATGGTATCAGATACAATCCATTGTTGTTTATTATTGTCGAAAATCACGATCGAACCATTCGCATTGCAGTTCTTAAAATGTTTTTGTAAATCATTTTTTACCACATAAACAGCTTTGTTTGAGGTAATCAAGAAACTGTCAGTTCTATAATCCGACGAGCAAAAGAATAGAATTCCGCTAATTAATATCACTAAAAATAAATACCTGGCTTTCATATTATTTTACGTTAAGATTATCACAATAATTCTCCAAATGTAATGTTTATTTTAGAAATGTCCGTTTTTTACAAGTTTGAGAAATGGGACAGTTATATCTTTGCTAATTTCTAACTATAAAAACGTACTTTTGCAATAAATGGAACAGTTTCAAATTATACAGCCATCGCTGTTGCTTGCCCCCTATGTAAAGCAATATTGGTTTCTGAAAACAGATATTGCCTCTCAGCCGCAGCAACGTATTATTCCTCACGGAAGTATTTGTCTCATTTTCCATAAAGGAAGCAACTTGTATTCTTTGTCAAAACATGAATTGCAGCCCATGGCATTTATCAGCGGACAATCCACTGGATATTCTGACCTGCTGCAAACTGGAACAGTTGATATGATTTCTGTTACTTTTCAACCTCACGGAGCCAAAGCATTTTTCTCGATGCCGATGACCGAAATACAAGAGGCAACCATCTCTATCAGTGAAATAAATGATCCTGACTTAAATGAATTACAAGACCGACTTATCAATTTGCACGACAATGCGTTGTGTACACGATTGATTGAATCTTTTTTGATAAAGCGATTATGTGTAACCAAGGTCTATAATCAGCAACGGATGTCCGACGTAATACAATCAATTAACAACGGACAAATGGATATTGAAAAACTTGCCAATACCAGTTGTTTAAGTTACAAACAGTTTAAACGGATATTTGCCGAATATATAGGTGCAAATCCAAAAGATTTCCTGCGGATTATCCGGTTTCAGAAAGCACTCTATACACTCCAGATCCGTCCGCAAACAAATCTTACCCAGCTTGCATTTGAATGCGGGTACTATGACCAGCCGCATCTGATCAAAGAATTCAAATCTTTTTCCGGTTTTACGCCAGGAGAATACATCGCTGTTTGCGCCCCCTATTCCGACTATTTTTCATAACATAGAGAATGTCCTTTTTTTACAAGTCAAACGAAATACTCATTCCTACTTTTGTCGTGTCAATTGACTTTACAAAATCAACAAATTTAAATGAAATGAGATGAAAAACTTAGTAGCTTTTTTTGAAATCCCTGCCACGGATTTTGGCAGGGCAATCCAATTTTATGAAACAATATTAGGACTAAAGCTGTCTCCAATGGAATGGGAAACTGAGAAAATGGCATTCTTTCCTGAAGAATCCGGACAATATCCCGGGGCCATATCTTCTGCATCCGGCTTCAATCCATCCAAAGACGGAGTATTGGTCAGTCTATCGGTCAACAATATGGAACAGACCTTACTAGCCATTGAACAAAATGCAGGAAAGATAGTTATTCCCAAAACAAAGATTGAAGCAACCTGTAGGGGATACTTTGCTGTGTTTATAGACAGCGAAGGAAATAAAGTTGGCTTATATTCAGACAAGTAACAATTAACTACAAAAGGCGGTATTAATAAAATACCGCCTTAGTCCGCCGGACTTTGCCTAACAAGGAAATCCAGCACAGGCTTATCTGCTTCAGCCCAATCCAATTCAAGCATTTCACGGGGAGAGAGCCAGCGAGCTTCAATGTGCTCGTTCATTACAAAATCTTTATTCGAGGCAAAACAAAGAAAGCAATGCATGGTAATATCAAAATCCGGATACGAGTAATCAACAATCAGCAACCTTTCACCTATCACTATCGGGTAACCCAACTCCTCCATAATCTCTCTTCGAAGCGCACTCTGCAAAGACTCATTACACTCAACCTTGCCACCCGGAAACTCAAACTTAAACGAAGTATACGCAAACCTTGTCTGTCCGCGCTGCACACAAAGGTATTTATCCTCCCACTGAATAATAGCAGCCACCACCTCTACGCACTTTTTCCCTGTATTCATATCGACTAGAGAATAAATAGTTAATTCTTATCGGCAAATTTAGCTAAAAGATTTCTGGAAATGTCAACTAAATAAATTACACATATAGTATATATTGAAATAACTTATGAATATTTTATTTACATTTGTGCCGCCATTATTCTAATAGCAAAACACGGTTCAATGTAAACAACTGATTTTCTACATCATATAACTGCTATGAAACAATATATTAATTCAATCTATTTAATATGCTTATTTTGCCTGTTCTTTTATTCTTGTGAGTGGGACAACAATGATAAAAATTATATTGAACTGGAAAAACCTCAGGATATCACAATGGGCATCGATTTGGCTGGAGTCAGGGAAGATGAGGTTATTTACATCTATAATAACACCAACCTTTTTTACTCATTGAGCACGCAAGGAAAAGCCCTGTTGCAAGTAAATTTATATCTTGATGGAAACAGTATAGGATCAGATATCAGCAAGATACATCTTTCTGTTAATCAGATAAATAATGAAGAGCATGACCTGAAAGTAGTTATTATGCTAAGAAGTGGTTCAGGAAGTGTGGCCGATTTTGCAAACTTAGAACAATATATAGGCGAATATAATTTCAAAATCAAATTTGTAGACCAGAATTCTACAGAAAACCGCTTAAAAGTAAGTCAGACTATAGATGAAAACAACTATCTGAAGCTGACCTGGGATAAACCAACTTTACCAGTAGATAGATACGACGTTTATAGTAAAACATGGAACGGAGATGAAAAATTAATCGGCACAATTAACGATCCAACTCAAAATTGGTGTGTAGATAAAAACTATGTGTATGGATTCCAACAGTACAGGGTGGCAGCTCATGTATCAAACTCATCGGATGTTTATCTTGAAGGTTTTCATACTGTGGAATACACTACAATTAACGAAGATAATTTCAAAGTGGAAATACAGGGTCTGAATAAGGCAGAGCTACTATTCAACAACCCCAATCCTTATCCTTTCTGTCTGGTGGTAAAGGATAAATTGGGCAACATCTACAAAATGAGAGATGGAAATCGTGTTTCATTTTCTAAATCTATATTCCCTGTCTATAATGAATTGCTAAGACTGTACCTTCTTCCGGCAAACAATGAGGAAGCTGATTATTTGAACTTTGATAATTACTATTTTTATTTTTCGGATGATATCCTCACAGGTATCCCTAATATTACGACAGTAGATGTGGTTAAAAAACAGCTCATTGGGTCTAACTTCTCCAGTTTTTATGTTTACGACAAGAATCTCAATGCAATTAATAATGCCACGATCCATTACAATTTGTCGACAGGAAGCCAAATTAATTCTCTGACAAATGGGCTGGTAGCAATTCAGGACATCAATTATTTTCTTCATATTTATTCCGACAATACACTTAATAGAGAGCTATATGCTTTACCGCTGAATTATACCGATCATTTTGTAACCGGAAAAGACAAAATAGCTGTAACCGATCCGGTAAATAATACATTATCAGTTTATGAAGGAGCAACAGCTATTAAGCTATTTACAAACAATTATGGGGGTGAACAAGACTACTCAAGATGGTTTTCTCCATTTTTATCGTACGATGATAAATATATAGCCGTATTGAACTACAACTTTAACACTCGCCTGGCTTGGTACAAGATTTACGAAATACAAGGTAATACATTGACAGAGAAGAAATCGGAAATCAATGTACCGGTCAACAACATTGTTTTCAATTATAATAACCCGAATGAAGTGTTTATATGCTATAGCACTAGATTCGACATTGTTGACCTAACCACCATGCAGACAAAAAAGTCAATCACGGGAGCCTTTAGGGACGTGGATATACTAACCGGAAATTTACTTTATAAGGTTAATTCAACTACCGGATCTTTAACAAATCAGTATAAAATTCTGGATTCTAACTATACAGACGAAATCCTTTCGTTTAGTACAGGGAATCAATCGGGTGCCCGATTATTCAACAGCTATTTTATGATTAACAATTATTTCATTCACACCGATAAAATTAAAAATCAATGAAAAGAATCATTATAATAACCTTCCTAACAATCATTTCTTTAGGCGCAAAATCGCAGTTTAGCGTCAATTATTCAGCTGGATACGCTTCATACAAGATGAATGAAATGAAAGAATTGATGACGTTTTCCTTACAAATGGGAATATCCAGTGGAAATTTGCCTCCTAATGCAAAATTGGTCGACATCTTTCCGGCATATGTAATGCATACTGTGGATGTTGGATATCAGTCTGGTAATAAAGAAGGAGGATTAAAATTATCATATATGACCACAGGGTCCAAAATAGCCGTTGCCGACTATTCAGGTTCGTACGAAGAAAAGCTGATAACCAATGGTTATAGAATGGGCGTTTTCTATCGATACCATTTTTGTAATATGACTATCAAGCAACATTCCCTCTCTTTCTTTGCGGAACTGTCTCCGGCTTTAACTATCGCTACAATGAAGACTAAAAGTAAGCTTGAAATTAACAAATCTGACAACACCACACTCACAGAAAAAGCGGAAGAAATAAATCAAAAAAAAGCTGGCTATTCCATCCAACCACTGGCTGGAGCACGCTTCAAACTTTATAATCACTTATTGTTAACAGCAAGTGCAGGATACGATTTCGAATTCGGAGCAAGCTTGGGCAGTGGTTACCGAATGGACTTCAGCGGATTCAGAATTAATGCAGGAGTAGGATATATGTTCTGATCACAAACTTATGCATTTATTACTATAAATAACAGAAAAATAAAGACCGATGAAACTATTAAACTATTTTTACTACGCCTTGGCATGCGTGGCGTTTATGAGTATTCTAACAGCTTGCGAAAAAGAGAATCAACTGGAAGAAGAAATTCCTGTTATCATTAAAAGCGATTTTACAGCGAGATATCCCTTAGCACAGATCAAAACATTCAAGAACTATTCAGATGGACAAAGTCAATTAGATTTTATTGATAACGAACAAAATGAAGCATCCATCTGGTATGTAAATGAAACATGGAAAATGACACATACCAGAATAAGCAATTTCGAACATCTCCCGCTTAAAGCACAAAGTACTTTTAAAAACTCCGAATACGGGAATGCACAAATCATAGATATATACAAAACCGAACGAGAGGGTATAGATAAAGCACTCTACACGTTACACTTTCAGTATCAGTGGAAAAAGACAGCCAATGTTGAGCATTATGTTTTCATTAACGACGACGGACTATATTTAACCACTTTTACCTGGACACCCAACGACCCTCGCTGGTTTGTTACCCTTCCAAAAGATCACTTCGACTTTATCGCAAAAAAATATAGCGGAGCAGAAATAAGAGGATATATAAACAACTCAGGCGAACACGAATACATCATCCTTCATGAAGATACCATCAAATATGTTTTCTTTGGAGGAGAAGTTGCAAACGATAGAATGTTTTGGAAAGAAACAAGGTACGAATTAAGTAAAGACGCTATTGTACCGGACAATGTGTCCAAAGTCTTGAAGCAAAACAACCCCGATTTCACCTATACAAACATCTATTACATAGAATCAGATCAAGGGAATGCGTATCTATTCATAGATAAAAATCACGATCAGGAGCTCGGCTACTATATTGGCGAAAATAGTAAACCCTAACTTAGGGAGTTACACTGTTTCTGCCACTTCCAGTCACTACGATTGGGCAAGAAATAAGTAGAACATCATATTATTATAAGGGAGCAATGAAAGCTCCTTCCCAATCGGCAAATTCATTTAACAAGACAATAATTACTTCTTTCTTCATTTTGTTTGTTTTTGTTTCATTCAGCTAATATAGGGAAAAGATTAAAACAATAATCTTATTCAGCATACATCTGTCTTATTTTTGAAACATACACTTAATAACAATTTAATTTTGTCAACGGACTTTAAAAAGAAATAAATCGCTAACTTAGCCGCTATTTAAAATATCACATTTTCATTTTTTGATGGATATAAATTCAACCTTTAATCTGAAATAGAAAACATAAAATGAACGTTGTAACAAATCAGATCCCCTATAGTTTTAATACTTTATATGCAAAATATTATAAAAAAGCTCTTCTATTTACAAAATCGTTTGTACACGATGAGCTGATCGCAGAAGATATTGTTTCCGATTCCCTTATCAAATGCTGGGAAAATCTGAAAGAAATTAAGGATCCGGATCATGTGGATGCACTGTTGCTAACAATCCTCAAGAACAAGTCCCTTGATCATTTAAAACACGAAGCGATCCGGAACGAGACGATAAGTCAGTTGATGGATCAGGAAAAACGTGAATTGGAAATCCGGATTTGTTCGCTTCATGCATGCGATCCCAATGAAGTCTTTTCGAACGAAATCAAACAAATAATCGCGCGAACCCTAGCCGAATTACCAGAAAAAACGCGTCAGGTATTCGTCATGAGCCGTTTCCAGAATAAAACAAACAAAGAAATAGCCAGCCAATTGGATACGACAATAAAAGGGGTTGAATACCATATTACAAAAGCTTTGAAATGTTTGCGAGTCAACTTGAAAGATTACCTTCCTATTCTGCATATCTTCCTTTCCTAAAAAAAATCTTTCCTCTTTTAGGGTTTTGGCTTCCTGAATCGTGTTATAACTGATCGCAAAAAAAAATGCGAGAATAAAACGGAATGGATAAAAAAACACTGTACAAATATATTACGGGCGACGCTACCGTCGAAGAAAAAAAAGAGGTGGTCGATTGGATAGATGCTGACAAAGAAAACCTGAAAGAATACCAGTCTCTCCGCAAGCTATATACTCTCACTATTTGGCAAGAAGATACAGATATCATTTTATCCAACGAAAATTCCATTTCCACCTCCGTCACCAAAAAGTTCGTTCTTAAGAAAATCATAGAAATCGCAGCCATCTTTATCATCGCTTTTCCTATAGCTTACCTTTGCTTCTTCATGCAATACGATGCGCAAAAGAAAAAAGCCGGTCTGCAAACTATCTATGTTCCTGCTGGACAACGAGCTTTAATCACCTTATCCGATAGTACCAAAGTATGGCTGAATGCGAAAACAAAGCTCACTTTTCCAAGTTATTTCGAAGCAAACAACCGTACTGTCACATTGGATGGAGAAGGCTATTTTTGCGTAACCCATAACAAAAGAAGACCTTTTATTGTAAAAACAAGACGCTACGATATACAAGTGCTTGGTACGGAATTCAATGTCCAAGCCTATAAGGATAAGGATGCTTTCGAAACTGCTTTATTAAAAGGGTCCGTACAAATTGAATCCAAAAAATGTGGAAAGCACATCCTGCTAAAACCAAATAACAAAATGAATTTGGAGAATGGACAAGTAAGAATAACTCCTATCACACAATACAACACCTACAGATGGAAAGAGGGGCTTCTTTGCTTCGACAATAATACAATCAGTGAAATATTTGAAAAGTTGGAGCTTTATTTTGACGTTACCATAATCGTACAAAACAATCAACTATTGAATTCTCGTTATTCGGGGAAATTCCGTATCGACGATGGTGTAGAACAAGTATTGAAAACACTTCAATTACGTACGGAATTCCAATATAAAAAACCGGACGACAAGGATAACGTAATTATAATCAAGTAAATCATCACAATTAAAACAAATCGGCCTATGAAGGAAAAAATCACATAAAGAATACCAAAACAAAGCCGGAACGCGCGTCCAACACATTCCGGCTGAAGTCGATACCAGACACATTTCGAATCATCTTAATATCAACTTAAAGAGACTATAAATTTATGAATAATAATTTATACAGGGAGTATTATATCCCAATAATATTAAAAAATAAACATATTTTGCGAGTTATGAAATTAGTTTTTCTATCTCTGTTTGTTTTCATAGCGGGCATTTTTGCTACGGAAGCTAATTCGCAAATAGCAAAGATTTCCCTATCCAAAGACAACACAAATGTCAACGACCTGATTAGCGAAATCGAACGGCAAACCGATTATCTTTTCATTTATAATATAAATGAAGTAGACCTTAACCGGCAAGTTTCCATTCACGCCAAGGATAAGTCCGTGGCCGAAGTCCTGCATAACATCTTCGAAAATACGAATATTGTTTACGCGATGCAAGGGAATAATATCATGCTGATGAAGGAAGGAAAAAGAACGAAAAAAGAAAATCTTTCAGAAATTTCTCAGCCTATCCGAAAGAAGATAACGGGCACGGTTGTGGATCAAGCAAATGAACCTATCATCGGAGCCAACA is from uncultured Macellibacteroides sp. and encodes:
- a CDS encoding penicillin-binding transpeptidase domain-containing protein; this translates as MVKNDLQKHFKNCNANGSIVIFDNNKQQWIVSDTIGPKMETLPASTFKILNLLVALETDVIADENEIVQWAERTDTAEYGYRPEIYHDMAVKEAFDVSAVWVFIELAKRIGKDNYKKYLTSCNYGNLNLSHRGDDFWNFGALGISPVNQVQFVRKLYENKLPFSREHMEIVRRVMVVEQKDGYVIHAKTGWTSKNGINIGWWVGYLEKNKTVYFFATRLLQDEKSNNPNFGTCRKEITMTVFRDLGIIEDQPEKLGAMHKYWLI
- a CDS encoding VOC family protein; translation: MKNLVAFFEIPATDFGRAIQFYETILGLKLSPMEWETEKMAFFPEESGQYPGAISSASGFNPSKDGVLVSLSVNNMEQTLLAIEQNAGKIVIPKTKIEATCRGYFAVFIDSEGNKVGLYSDK
- a CDS encoding PepSY-like domain-containing protein translates to MKLLNYFYYALACVAFMSILTACEKENQLEEEIPVIIKSDFTARYPLAQIKTFKNYSDGQSQLDFIDNEQNEASIWYVNETWKMTHTRISNFEHLPLKAQSTFKNSEYGNAQIIDIYKTEREGIDKALYTLHFQYQWKKTANVEHYVFINDDGLYLTTFTWTPNDPRWFVTLPKDHFDFIAKKYSGAEIRGYINNSGEHEYIILHEDTIKYVFFGGEVANDRMFWKETRYELSKDAIVPDNVSKVLKQNNPDFTYTNIYYIESDQGNAYLFIDKNHDQELGYYIGENSKP
- a CDS encoding (deoxy)nucleoside triphosphate pyrophosphohydrolase, whose product is MNTGKKCVEVVAAIIQWEDKYLCVQRGQTRFAYTSFKFEFPGGKVECNESLQSALRREIMEELGYPIVIGERLLIVDYSYPDFDITMHCFLCFASNKDFVMNEHIEARWLSPREMLELDWAEADKPVLDFLVRQSPAD
- a CDS encoding helix-turn-helix domain-containing protein is translated as MEQFQIIQPSLLLAPYVKQYWFLKTDIASQPQQRIIPHGSICLIFHKGSNLYSLSKHELQPMAFISGQSTGYSDLLQTGTVDMISVTFQPHGAKAFFSMPMTEIQEATISISEINDPDLNELQDRLINLHDNALCTRLIESFLIKRLCVTKVYNQQRMSDVIQSINNGQMDIEKLANTSCLSYKQFKRIFAEYIGANPKDFLRIIRFQKALYTLQIRPQTNLTQLAFECGYYDQPHLIKEFKSFSGFTPGEYIAVCAPYSDYFS
- a CDS encoding RNA polymerase sigma-70 factor; translated protein: MNVVTNQIPYSFNTLYAKYYKKALLFTKSFVHDELIAEDIVSDSLIKCWENLKEIKDPDHVDALLLTILKNKSLDHLKHEAIRNETISQLMDQEKRELEIRICSLHACDPNEVFSNEIKQIIARTLAELPEKTRQVFVMSRFQNKTNKEIASQLDTTIKGVEYHITKALKCLRVNLKDYLPILHIFLS
- a CDS encoding FecR family protein: MDKKTLYKYITGDATVEEKKEVVDWIDADKENLKEYQSLRKLYTLTIWQEDTDIILSNENSISTSVTKKFVLKKIIEIAAIFIIAFPIAYLCFFMQYDAQKKKAGLQTIYVPAGQRALITLSDSTKVWLNAKTKLTFPSYFEANNRTVTLDGEGYFCVTHNKRRPFIVKTRRYDIQVLGTEFNVQAYKDKDAFETALLKGSVQIESKKCGKHILLKPNNKMNLENGQVRITPITQYNTYRWKEGLLCFDNNTISEIFEKLELYFDVTIIVQNNQLLNSRYSGKFRIDDGVEQVLKTLQLRTEFQYKKPDDKDNVIIIK